One genomic window of Nicotiana sylvestris chromosome 10, ASM39365v2, whole genome shotgun sequence includes the following:
- the LOC104218313 gene encoding WAT1-related protein At3g28050-like: protein MWSSGLLIIALLLTVECMEVGLNTLNKAATTRGMSNFVFIFYSNALALFFLLPSTFIHHRIRPCRKLNFSMFCRMLLLALLSCSVQILLYFGIEYSNPTLASAMTDLVPAFTFLIAAIAGMEKLGLKVKSSLAKFIGTITLLIGALIVTFYRGPPIFFNKSKFPKYFHQLLITTKSNWILGGFLLGSANFLLALLYIVQAWIINDFPEEFMVTTVTCGLVTIMSAVVGLIAEPNPSSWRLKPDLELITICYAAILMVFLRSLIFVWALKKKGPVFVVMVKPLGMVAAVILGVTFLGDVLHVGNVIGGTIIALGFYSVMWGKAKEEICVEDIGMDSGSATTTVPLLHRQSDNA from the exons ATGTGGAGCTCAGGTTTGCTGATAATAGCGCTGTTGTTGACAGTAGAATGTATGGAAGTAGGTTTAAACACACTGAATAAAGCAGCCACCACCAGAGGAATGAGCAATTTCGTCTTCATCTTTTATTCCAATGCTTTGGCCTTGTTCTTCCTCCTCCCTTCCACCTTCATTCATCATAG AATCAGACCTTgcagaaaactcaatttctcaatGTTCTGTAGGATGCTTCTTCTTGCCCTTCTCAG CTGCTCTGTGCAAATACTGTTGTATTTTGGGATAGAGTATAGCAATCCAACTCTGGCCTCAGCAATGACAGATCTTGTTCCGGCTTTCACTTTCCTAATTGCTGCAATTGCCGG GATGGAAAAGTTAGGATTGAAAGTGAAAAGCAGTCTGGCAAAGTTTATTGGGACAATAACATTACTAATTGGGGCACTGATTGTGACTTTTTATAGAGGCCCTCCCATTTTTTTCAATAAATCAAAATTTCCTAAATATTTTCATCAACTACTCATCACTACAAAATCAAATTGGATCCTCGGAGGTTTTCTCCTTGGTAGTGCTAACTTCTTGCTTGCACTTTTATATATCGTCCAG GCATGGATTATAAATGATTTTCCAGAAGAATTTATGGTGACAACAGTTACTTGTGGCTTAGTAACAATTATGTCAGCTGTGGTTGGCTTAATTGCTGAGCCAAATCCAAGTTCTTGGAGACTTAAGCCAGATTTGGAGTTGATTACTATTTGTTACGCT GCAATTTTGATGGTTTTCCTTAGAAGTCTTATTTTTGTTTGGGCATTAAAGAAAAAGGGACCTGTTTTTGTTGTAATGGTTAAGCCACTTGGAATGGTAGCTGCTGTAATATTGGGGGTTACTTTTCTTGGTGATGTTCTTCATGTTGGAAA TGTAATTGGTGGAACGATCATAGCTTTGGGTTTCTACTCTGTGATGTGGGGAAAAGCTAAAGAGGAAATTTGTGTTGAAGACATAGGCATGGATTCTGGTTCGGCCACTACCACAGTACCTCTACTACATAGGCAAAGTGATAATGCGTAA
- the LOC138879969 gene encoding uncharacterized protein, protein MPHYNQPITSAAKSDDKSSLIHNLVAEIKKLTSRVQGFEGNKGVEGLNYEDLYVQPDVELPGGYKPPKFEMFDGTSDPRVHLRMYCDKLVGVGRDEKIHMKMFMRSLRGDALSWYISQDAKKWTSWVNMASDFMDRFRFNTKNAPDVFYIQNLKKKPTETFHEYATRWRSEAAKVRPALEEEQMNRFFVRTQDPQYYERLMLIEGQKFSDIIKLGERIEEGIKNGMVTNLEALQATNKALQSGGPSKKKDVNSVMVAQRNNSPMKHQSSPSAPLTYQPTLNYQAPLPTYQIPPPAYQSPPPPTYQPTSPRYSQPAPIYQAYNSQPSHCPSPPTRQNFPRPRLNFDRKPPRQYTSIAEPLDQLYEKLKAAGYVTPIPDVTPENPSQWINPNKTYAYHSGIKGHTIDECRSLKTRFRT, encoded by the coding sequence ATGCCGCACTACAATCAGCCAATCACAAGTGCAGCCAAGTCAGATGACAAGAGTTCCCTCATTCATAATTTGGTCGCTGAgatcaagaagttgactagccgggtTCAAGGTTTTGAAGGTAACAAAGGTGTCGAAGGGTTGAATTACGAAGATCTCTatgttcagccagatgttgagctCCCAGGGGGGTACAAAccccccaagttcgagatgttcgatggTACAAGTGATCCCAGGGTCCACTTGAGAATgtattgtgacaagttggtaggaGTCGGAAGGGACGAGAAAATCCACATGAAgatgttcatgaggagtttgaggGGTGATGCTTTATCATGGTATATTAGCCAGGATGCAAAGAAATGGACTAGTTGGGTGAacatggcgtctgactttatggaccggtttaggttcaacactaagaacgcaccagatgtgttctatatccagaatctcaagaagaagcccacagagacctTTCACGAATATGcaactcgttggaggtcagaagctgctaaggtcagaccggccttggaggaagaacaaatgaacaggtttttcgtccgTACTCAGGATCCGCAATACTACGAGAGGCTGATGCTAATAGAGGGCCAaaagttctccgacatcatcaagttgggagaaaggattgaagaaggcatcaaaaacggtatggtcactaacctcgaggcattgcaagctaccaacaaggctttacagtctggtggcccATCGAAGAAAAAGGATGTAAATTCCGTAATGGTTGCGCAAAGGAACAATTCCCCTATGAAGCACCAATCCTCTCCCTcagctccactcacatatcaacctaccctaaACTACCAAGCACCATTACCCACTTACCAAATTCCACCACctgcttaccaatcacctccaccacctacatatcaacccacttcacccagatattctcaacccgcacCCATATACCAAGCATACAACTCCCAACCTTCTCACTGCCCATCACCTCCTACCCGCCAAAACTTTCCCCGACCTAGACTAAACTTTGACCGtaaacctcccagacaatatacctcCATAGCCGAGCCACTTGACCAATTATATGAAAAACTCAAAGCAGCCGGTTACGTTACCCCTATTCCAGacgtaactccagaaaatccttcccaatggatcaacccaaacaagacttatgcataccattccgggatAAAGGGCCATACCATCGACGAGTGTCGCTCGTTGAAGACAAGATTCAGaacctga